The proteins below come from a single Carnobacterium divergens DSM 20623 genomic window:
- a CDS encoding response regulator transcription factor — protein MHKILIIEDEKNLARFVELELKHEGYETEVQNNGRAGLEAALSDDWDAILLDLMLPELNGIEVCRRIRQVKNTPIIMMTARDSVIDRVSGLDHGADDYIVKPFAIEELLARLRALLRRIDIEGEQNITKQTTVTYRDITVEKENRVVRRGDEVIELTKREYELLLALMENVNVVLARDVLLNKVWGYETEVETNVVDVYIRYLRNKIDVPNEESYIQTVRGTGYVMRS, from the coding sequence ATGCATAAAATATTAATTATTGAAGATGAGAAGAATTTAGCGCGTTTTGTTGAACTAGAATTAAAGCATGAGGGGTATGAAACTGAAGTTCAAAATAATGGTAGAGCAGGACTTGAAGCAGCGCTTTCAGATGATTGGGATGCTATTTTGCTTGATTTGATGTTACCAGAATTAAACGGAATTGAAGTTTGCCGCCGTATTCGTCAAGTGAAAAATACGCCAATTATCATGATGACTGCAAGAGATTCTGTGATTGATCGAGTTTCTGGTTTAGATCATGGAGCAGACGATTATATTGTGAAACCTTTTGCGATTGAAGAACTATTAGCACGCTTACGTGCGTTGTTACGTCGCATTGATATTGAAGGCGAACAAAATATTACGAAACAAACTACGGTTACATACCGTGATATCACTGTTGAAAAAGAAAACCGTGTTGTCAGACGTGGGGATGAAGTGATTGAATTAACGAAACGTGAGTATGAATTGTTATTAGCTTTGATGGAAAACGTTAACGTAGTTTTAGCAAGAGATGTTCTTTTAAATAAAGTATGGGGCTATGAAACAGAAGTTGAAACGAATGTGGTGGATGTTTATATCCGTTATTTGCGTAATAAAATTGATGTTCCTAACGAAGAAAGCTATATTCAAACAGTTCGTGGAACGGGTTATGTGATGCGCTCGTGA
- a CDS encoding HAMP domain-containing sensor histidine kinase, whose amino-acid sequence MSNKIIDSEKEEKPKVKKRVSLKWKWTIGASMAIFFTYTLFSVAIFMGFTQMMISQEHANVKDTLFAVSNKLKLESANLTNEKVTQTLQPNFPTTNDSEVDSRFLIDDSSYDSIDTLYAKINEAGVVVRVFDPNSRLLYESRASHATFTKTAYTEIKPIKIDGKDGFSGTMPIMSSQNQNIIGYVQVTNELLRYHEMSNKIVLVMLTMGSLALIVSGVLGYLLAINFLKPIKLMTRTMNDVRQDTQSRSRMVVPDSNDELSDLTRLFNDMLDKMQKYIEQQKQFVEDVSHELRTPVAIMEGHLKLLNRWGKEDPVILDESLSASLQEIERMKSLVQEMLDLSRAEQVEIHYKHEKTNVKNMIHQTFNNFSMIHPDFVFNLDDDVDEDVNVQIYRNHFEQILIILLDNAVKYSTDRKEIHISVAQDDYAIQIAIQDFGEGIGQGDLQKIFNRFYRIDKARSRDKGGNGLGLAIAKELLDGYQGTISVESVLNHGTIFRISLPILKEN is encoded by the coding sequence GTGAGCAATAAAATTATTGACAGTGAAAAAGAGGAGAAACCTAAAGTAAAAAAGCGGGTTTCTCTTAAATGGAAGTGGACGATTGGCGCAAGTATGGCAATCTTTTTTACGTACACTCTTTTTTCTGTCGCTATTTTTATGGGATTTACACAAATGATGATTTCACAAGAGCATGCAAATGTAAAAGATACTTTGTTTGCAGTCTCTAATAAGTTGAAATTGGAATCTGCTAATTTAACAAATGAAAAAGTGACTCAAACACTACAACCTAATTTTCCAACTACAAATGATTCAGAAGTAGATTCGAGATTTTTGATTGATGACAGTTCATATGATTCAATCGATACACTTTACGCTAAAATAAATGAAGCAGGAGTTGTGGTCAGAGTTTTTGATCCAAATTCACGATTGTTGTATGAATCAAGAGCAAGTCATGCAACGTTCACTAAAACAGCGTATACTGAAATTAAACCAATCAAAATTGATGGGAAAGACGGATTTTCAGGGACAATGCCAATTATGTCTAGTCAGAATCAAAATATTATTGGATATGTTCAAGTAACCAATGAATTATTGCGTTATCATGAAATGAGCAATAAAATTGTTTTGGTGATGCTGACAATGGGAAGTTTAGCCTTGATTGTGAGTGGTGTATTAGGTTATTTATTAGCCATTAATTTCTTAAAACCAATTAAGCTAATGACGCGAACAATGAATGATGTTAGACAGGATACGCAATCGCGCTCAAGAATGGTCGTACCAGATTCAAACGATGAATTATCTGATTTGACAAGGCTTTTCAACGATATGTTAGATAAAATGCAAAAATACATTGAACAGCAGAAACAATTTGTTGAAGATGTTTCTCATGAATTACGGACGCCAGTAGCTATTATGGAAGGTCATTTAAAACTATTAAATCGTTGGGGAAAAGAAGATCCTGTTATTTTAGATGAATCTCTGTCTGCATCCTTACAAGAAATTGAACGGATGAAGAGCTTAGTACAAGAAATGCTAGATCTTTCTAGAGCCGAACAAGTGGAAATTCATTATAAACATGAGAAAACAAATGTAAAAAATATGATCCATCAAACCTTTAATAATTTTAGTATGATTCACCCAGATTTTGTTTTTAATTTAGATGATGACGTCGATGAAGATGTGAATGTTCAAATTTACCGAAATCATTTTGAACAGATTTTGATTATTTTATTGGACAATGCAGTGAAATATTCAACAGATCGTAAAGAGATTCACATTTCCGTAGCCCAAGATGATTACGCTATTCAAATTGCCATTCAAGATTTTGGTGAAGGAATTGGTCAAGGGGATTTGCAAAAAATATTTAATCGTTTTTATCGAATCGACAAGGCAAGAAGTCGAGACAAAGGTGGAAATGGATTGGGTTTAGCAATCGCCAAGGAGCTACTAGATGGGTACCAAGGAACGATTTCCGTTGAAAGTGTTTTAAATCACGGCACAATCTTTAGAATTAGTTTACCGATTTTAAAAGAAAATTAA
- the yidC gene encoding membrane protein insertase YidC, translating into MNKLKKLLLTSSVLSLVLFLSGCMKTDKNGNGTGFIYDYLVVPTGNSIIWLADLFNGSYGMAIIFITLIVRVIILPLNLNQAKKSMIQQEKMAVIKPEMDVIQKKQKEAATQEEKAAAQQELMALYKANNMSMTGGIGCLPILIQMPIFTAMYQAIRLSPQIAESNFLGINLGDKNVYLAIAAGLVYVVQAYLSMIGMPDAQKKQMRMMMFMSPVMILIFTLQSPAGLGLYWLVGGVFACFQTLITNLYHKPKIKAAIAEEMKNRPIQPAVVQKAKPIKAEEISAASKKNTPNPKKGRNSGKQNR; encoded by the coding sequence ATGAATAAATTAAAAAAATTACTTTTAACAAGTAGCGTATTAAGTCTTGTCCTATTCTTATCTGGTTGTATGAAAACTGATAAAAATGGGAATGGAACAGGTTTTATTTACGACTATCTTGTTGTGCCAACAGGAAATTCTATCATTTGGTTAGCTGACTTGTTTAATGGCAGTTATGGAATGGCGATTATTTTTATTACGTTAATCGTTCGTGTCATTATTTTGCCTTTAAATTTAAATCAAGCGAAAAAATCAATGATTCAGCAAGAAAAGATGGCTGTCATTAAGCCTGAAATGGATGTTATCCAAAAGAAACAAAAAGAAGCTGCCACGCAAGAAGAAAAAGCTGCTGCTCAACAAGAATTAATGGCACTTTACAAAGCCAATAATATGAGTATGACTGGTGGAATCGGATGTTTACCAATTCTAATCCAAATGCCTATTTTTACTGCTATGTATCAAGCAATTCGCCTTTCTCCTCAGATTGCTGAAAGCAACTTCTTAGGAATTAACCTTGGCGATAAAAATGTCTATCTAGCAATTGCTGCTGGTTTAGTTTACGTCGTGCAAGCTTACCTTTCAATGATTGGCATGCCTGATGCTCAGAAAAAACAAATGCGCATGATGATGTTTATGAGTCCAGTAATGATTTTAATTTTCACACTTCAGTCACCAGCAGGGCTTGGTCTTTATTGGTTAGTCGGTGGAGTCTTTGCTTGTTTCCAAACTTTAATTACAAATTTGTATCACAAACCTAAAATTAAAGCTGCAATCGCAGAGGAAATGAAAAATCGTCCGATTCAACCTGCTGTCGTTCAAAAAGCTAAACCAATCAAAGCTGAAGAAATTAGCGCAGCTTCAAAAAAAAATACACCTAATCCTAAAAAAGGACGTAATTCTGGTAAACAGAATCGTTAA
- a CDS encoding acylphosphatase: protein MKTIRMKVKGRVQGVGFRYMTKMVADQIGVFGIVQNEADGSVYIEANGDSDKIDLFIAKIKQSPTPSGRVENLQLEEDASIKIRNKFSVTN from the coding sequence ATGAAAACCATTCGTATGAAGGTAAAAGGTCGCGTGCAAGGTGTTGGATTTCGTTATATGACGAAGATGGTTGCCGATCAAATTGGCGTATTTGGAATTGTACAAAATGAAGCGGACGGATCGGTTTATATCGAAGCAAATGGTGATTCAGATAAAATCGATTTATTTATTGCTAAAATTAAGCAGTCCCCAACCCCCAGCGGTCGAGTCGAAAATCTCCAACTTGAAGAAGATGCATCTATCAAAATTCGCAACAAATTTTCAGTAACTAATTGA
- a CDS encoding DUF1033 family protein: MIALYGEYEPWWFFDDWKDDIVSQNDYATFQEASRAYQQIYSELEMQYPYKETKKSYLTAFWNETEIRYCEDCEDDIQLFHSIMLLKDDRPFEVFQPTASK; encoded by the coding sequence GTGATTGCATTATATGGTGAATATGAACCCTGGTGGTTTTTTGATGATTGGAAAGACGATATTGTTTCACAAAATGATTATGCGACTTTTCAAGAAGCTAGCCGAGCATATCAGCAAATTTATTCAGAGTTAGAGATGCAGTATCCTTATAAAGAAACAAAAAAGTCTTATTTAACTGCATTTTGGAATGAAACAGAAATACGATATTGCGAAGATTGCGAAGATGACATACAATTATTCCATAGTATCATGCTTTTAAAAGATGATCGACCTTTTGAAGTGTTTCAACCGACAGCTTCAAAATAG
- a CDS encoding DNA topoisomerase 3, with product MKTLIIAEKPSVGKEIARVLGATQKNKNYIEGKDVIVTWALGHLLGLKMPEDYKKEWANWDLESLPLIPPKMAIKPLKNTGHQLKAIKQLANRKDIDSAVIATDAGREGELVARWILEYVHFNKPVKRLWISSQTDKAIKEGFKNLKPSKQYDALYDSAIARSQADWLVGLNVTRALTVRYQDSLSAGRVQTPTLAMVRKQEEKIETFMPETFYTVSLMVDGQKATLIEGAKTKFKDRKEAEELATKLKSKPVKVNEIKEKIQTDYAPIPYDLTELQRDANKRYQFSAKKTLGLMQTLYERHKVLSYPRTDSKHLTTDMAATMKDRLHAVQSFSPDVVKKALKNGGQVTQKGVFNNSKVTDHHGIIPTEERPRVEKMESDELKIYRMVVERFLGLFLPAYQAKKTTYQFLVEGIQFQCQQEEVIEAGWKQVEAPKVDASYKKGETLKKPQFAINKHLTEAPSRLTEATLLQKMEKTGLGTPATRAEIIEKLISSELMERAQNKLSVSPKGRQLLTLVNPTLVTPDLTAKWEKALEEIAASKLKKEVFIKQIEAETTRLVKEIKTSNQVYTDHSLTNKTCPDCGEKLKEKNARDGKILVCSNTECSYRRRKDPKVSMHRCSQCHKKMEIHEGKNGAYFKCKFCNISEKIGDKKNKKMSKHEEKKMLKKYSQSEEEVESPLALALKAAMKENK from the coding sequence ATGAAAACATTGATTATTGCAGAAAAACCTAGCGTTGGAAAAGAGATTGCTCGTGTTCTTGGCGCTACTCAAAAAAATAAGAACTATATAGAAGGAAAAGATGTTATCGTAACATGGGCATTAGGTCATTTATTAGGTTTAAAAATGCCAGAAGATTACAAAAAAGAATGGGCTAATTGGGATTTAGAAAGTTTGCCTTTAATTCCTCCTAAAATGGCGATTAAACCATTAAAAAATACAGGGCATCAATTAAAAGCGATTAAACAATTAGCGAACCGCAAAGACATTGATAGTGCTGTAATTGCAACAGATGCCGGAAGAGAAGGGGAATTGGTTGCGCGTTGGATTTTAGAGTATGTTCACTTTAATAAACCTGTTAAGCGACTATGGATTTCTTCTCAAACTGACAAAGCCATTAAAGAAGGATTTAAAAATCTGAAACCAAGTAAGCAATACGATGCATTATACGATTCAGCAATAGCACGTTCCCAAGCGGATTGGTTGGTTGGCTTAAATGTAACAAGAGCCTTAACGGTTAGATATCAAGACAGCTTGTCAGCTGGACGTGTTCAAACGCCTACTTTAGCAATGGTACGCAAACAAGAAGAAAAAATAGAAACATTTATGCCAGAAACTTTTTATACCGTCAGCTTAATGGTGGATGGTCAAAAAGCAACTTTGATTGAAGGCGCTAAAACCAAATTTAAGGATCGTAAAGAAGCCGAAGAATTGGCGACTAAATTAAAAAGTAAACCAGTTAAAGTAAATGAAATCAAAGAAAAAATTCAAACAGATTATGCACCTATTCCTTATGATTTAACTGAATTACAACGAGATGCTAATAAACGTTACCAATTTTCAGCTAAGAAAACGTTAGGTTTGATGCAGACTTTGTATGAACGTCATAAAGTATTGTCGTACCCAAGAACCGATTCAAAGCATTTAACAACCGATATGGCAGCAACAATGAAAGATCGTTTACATGCTGTTCAAAGTTTTTCACCGGATGTTGTAAAGAAAGCTTTAAAAAATGGCGGACAAGTAACTCAAAAAGGGGTTTTCAATAATAGCAAGGTAACCGATCACCATGGGATTATTCCGACGGAAGAACGACCAAGAGTTGAAAAAATGGAAAGTGATGAGCTGAAAATTTACCGAATGGTTGTAGAGCGCTTCTTAGGATTGTTTTTACCAGCCTATCAAGCTAAAAAAACGACGTATCAATTTTTAGTTGAAGGCATTCAATTCCAATGTCAACAAGAAGAAGTGATTGAAGCTGGATGGAAACAAGTGGAGGCACCTAAAGTAGATGCTTCTTATAAAAAAGGCGAAACGTTAAAAAAACCACAATTTGCAATCAATAAACATTTGACAGAGGCACCAAGTCGTTTGACAGAAGCAACCCTCTTGCAAAAAATGGAGAAAACGGGTTTAGGAACTCCCGCAACAAGAGCTGAAATTATTGAAAAATTAATCAGTAGTGAGTTGATGGAACGTGCACAAAATAAATTAAGTGTGTCGCCTAAAGGAAGACAGTTATTGACTCTGGTTAATCCAACACTTGTAACACCTGATTTAACTGCGAAATGGGAAAAAGCACTAGAAGAGATTGCCGCTAGCAAATTAAAAAAAGAAGTCTTTATTAAACAAATCGAAGCTGAAACAACACGTCTAGTAAAAGAGATTAAGACAAGCAATCAAGTATACACCGATCACTCATTAACGAATAAAACATGTCCGGATTGCGGTGAAAAGTTAAAAGAAAAAAATGCTCGTGATGGCAAAATTTTAGTTTGTAGCAATACGGAGTGTTCTTACCGCCGTAGAAAAGATCCAAAAGTATCGATGCATCGATGCTCACAGTGCCATAAAAAAATGGAAATTCATGAAGGCAAAAATGGTGCTTATTTCAAATGTAAGTTCTGTAATATCTCTGAAAAAATAGGAGATAAGAAAAATAAAAAAATGTCAAAACACGAAGAAAAGAAAATGCTTAAAAAATATAGTCAAAGTGAAGAGGAAGTTGAAAGTCCTTTAGCATTGGCATTAAAAGCTGCCATGAAGGAGAATAAGTAA
- a CDS encoding DUF975 family protein, with protein MNIKEVKLEAKNSLQGNWGTAIGGFIILGLISFAMSMVTNMISGVGSIAGGLAGANSGNISEADLIAMTSVMIGTMSVSFVLGIITQIISSVLDVGYKWSFLDLVDGKNYSIGSIFQVFNKNFFKVLGLIIMIGIFTALWSLLLVVPGIIKSYSYSQALNIMKDNPEIGILDAITASRKLMDGKKANFFFLQLSFILWYIVPLIIWLVVFFIGISGWDNGTSPLVVTSIILAFVLALYFIAISFYITPYLKTSEQVYYRRLTVQQLGE; from the coding sequence ATGAATATTAAAGAAGTTAAACTTGAAGCTAAAAATAGCTTGCAAGGCAACTGGGGAACGGCTATTGGTGGATTTATCATTTTAGGATTAATTAGTTTCGCAATGTCAATGGTAACCAATATGATTTCTGGTGTTGGATCAATTGCAGGTGGTTTGGCAGGCGCAAATAGTGGAAATATTAGTGAAGCAGATCTTATCGCGATGACATCTGTAATGATTGGTACAATGTCTGTATCATTTGTTTTAGGGATTATTACCCAAATTATTAGCTCAGTGTTAGATGTTGGGTATAAATGGTCATTTTTAGACTTAGTAGATGGAAAAAATTATTCAATCGGTTCAATTTTCCAAGTATTTAATAAAAACTTTTTCAAAGTGTTAGGTTTAATTATTATGATTGGTATTTTTACTGCATTATGGTCATTATTATTAGTGGTTCCTGGTATTATTAAGTCATATAGTTATAGCCAAGCATTGAATATCATGAAAGATAATCCAGAGATTGGCATTTTAGATGCAATTACAGCGAGTCGTAAATTGATGGACGGTAAAAAAGCGAATTTCTTCTTTTTACAGTTATCATTCATACTATGGTATATCGTACCACTTATTATTTGGTTGGTTGTGTTTTTCATAGGTATCAGTGGGTGGGATAATGGAACTTCTCCATTAGTTGTTACATCAATAATTTTGGCATTTGTTTTAGCGCTATATTTTATTGCCATTAGTTTTTACATCACTCCTTACCTAAAAACTTCAGAACAAGTTTATTACCGTCGTTTGACAGTTCAACAGTTAGGGGAATAA
- a CDS encoding FtsK/SpoIIIE family DNA translocase: protein MAQKKKTKKKAPSKKQQKRNLSIEIIGLLFICSAIFAASKLGFIGILIANLFRFFVGNTYLVSVVAFGLYGLYLVLKGKEPSYKSKKIIGFSIMYLSLLVILHARLFSPIMGTNVKVIPATFRFFMTDMGNNQIKESLGGGMIGALLYSGSHFLFSQGGTYFIASILMIAGFFIFFNLSFKTVLIKVRDVLQKNGPILQKKWQAFNEKRSTVKQEKNSKKENNGDSKQQSKNRVQPISPGQALAAAEKEAVVGEAEQLELKIDSYQQNLKPTSTEVREPVKEEAEPTGELNFEIKAEPESRDYQLPPTTLLNAIEALDQSNEYALIQENVTKLEATFKSFGVDAKVTKANLGPAVTKYEVQPAIGVKVSKIVSLSDDIALALAAKDIRIEAPIPGKAFIGIEVPNSEVSIVAFRDIIEAQPLHPENLLEVPLGRDITGSVATADLAKMPHLLVAGSTGSGKSVCINGIITSILMRAKPHEVKLMMIDPKMVELNVYNGIPHLLTPVVTNPKKAAQALQKVVMEMERRYELFAASGMRNITGYNKMVATKNTEKDENYPFLPYIVVIVDELADLMMVASNEVEDAIIRLAQMARAAGIHMILATQRPSVDVITGIIKANVPSRIAFAVSSGIDSRTIIDSSGAEKLLGRGDMLFLPMGENKPVRVQGAFISDEEVERIVEFITDQQGANYQEEMMPTEIQETVSNEVQDDLYDEAVQMVLEMQTASISLLQRRFRIGYNRAARLVDEMEMRGIVGPSEGSKPRKVNITHLPSQSDPENNNES from the coding sequence GTGGCACAAAAAAAGAAGACGAAAAAAAAAGCACCCTCAAAAAAACAACAAAAACGGAATCTTTCCATTGAAATTATTGGTCTTTTATTTATCTGTTCCGCTATTTTCGCGGCAAGCAAATTAGGTTTTATTGGTATCTTAATTGCGAACCTATTTCGCTTTTTTGTAGGGAATACCTATTTGGTTAGTGTGGTTGCTTTTGGTTTATATGGTCTATATTTAGTTTTAAAAGGCAAAGAACCTTCCTATAAAAGTAAAAAAATTATTGGCTTTAGTATTATGTATCTTAGTTTACTTGTGATTCTTCATGCCAGATTATTTAGTCCAATTATGGGGACGAATGTTAAAGTAATTCCTGCAACATTCCGCTTTTTTATGACGGATATGGGAAATAATCAAATTAAAGAATCGCTTGGCGGTGGCATGATAGGCGCACTGCTTTACAGTGGAAGTCATTTTCTATTTTCACAAGGAGGTACGTATTTTATTGCAAGTATCTTAATGATTGCTGGTTTTTTTATTTTCTTTAATTTATCGTTTAAAACAGTGTTGATAAAAGTAAGAGATGTTCTGCAAAAAAATGGCCCAATTTTACAGAAAAAATGGCAAGCTTTTAATGAGAAGCGGAGTACAGTGAAACAAGAAAAAAATTCAAAAAAAGAAAACAATGGTGATTCTAAGCAACAGTCTAAGAATCGAGTCCAACCAATTTCACCAGGACAAGCACTTGCAGCTGCTGAAAAAGAAGCTGTGGTAGGCGAAGCAGAGCAGTTAGAATTGAAAATCGACAGTTATCAACAAAATTTAAAACCTACTTCAACAGAAGTCAGAGAGCCAGTAAAAGAGGAAGCAGAGCCAACTGGAGAGTTGAACTTTGAAATCAAAGCAGAACCAGAAAGCCGAGACTACCAATTGCCTCCTACAACATTGTTAAATGCAATTGAAGCATTGGATCAGTCGAATGAATATGCCTTGATTCAAGAAAATGTAACCAAATTAGAAGCGACTTTCAAAAGCTTTGGCGTAGATGCTAAGGTAACGAAAGCTAATTTGGGACCAGCAGTTACAAAATATGAAGTACAGCCAGCGATTGGGGTTAAAGTTAGTAAAATCGTTAGTTTAAGTGATGATATTGCGTTAGCACTAGCTGCAAAGGATATCCGTATTGAAGCACCCATTCCAGGGAAAGCCTTTATTGGGATTGAAGTACCAAACAGTGAAGTAAGTATTGTTGCTTTTAGAGATATTATAGAAGCGCAACCCCTACATCCTGAAAATTTATTGGAAGTACCTTTAGGTCGAGATATTACAGGATCTGTTGCCACTGCTGATTTAGCCAAAATGCCCCATTTATTGGTGGCAGGTTCCACGGGGAGTGGGAAATCGGTTTGTATCAATGGAATCATTACGAGTATTTTGATGCGTGCGAAACCTCATGAAGTTAAATTGATGATGATTGATCCAAAGATGGTTGAATTAAATGTCTATAACGGCATTCCTCATTTGTTAACACCGGTTGTAACAAATCCTAAAAAAGCCGCACAAGCATTGCAAAAAGTGGTGATGGAAATGGAACGACGCTATGAATTATTTGCGGCTAGTGGCATGCGAAATATTACAGGTTACAATAAAATGGTTGCCACTAAAAATACGGAGAAGGATGAAAATTATCCGTTTCTACCTTATATTGTTGTAATTGTGGATGAATTAGCTGATTTAATGATGGTGGCGAGTAATGAAGTGGAAGACGCGATTATTCGCTTAGCACAAATGGCGAGGGCAGCTGGTATTCATATGATTCTTGCGACTCAAAGACCAAGTGTTGACGTTATTACGGGGATTATTAAAGCCAATGTTCCCTCAAGAATTGCATTTGCAGTTTCAAGTGGCATCGATTCAAGAACTATTATTGACAGTAGCGGGGCTGAAAAGTTGCTAGGTCGCGGAGACATGCTCTTTTTACCAATGGGTGAAAATAAACCTGTTCGCGTACAAGGCGCCTTTATTTCAGATGAAGAAGTTGAACGGATTGTAGAATTTATTACCGATCAGCAAGGAGCTAATTATCAAGAGGAAATGATGCCAACCGAAATTCAAGAAACAGTCAGTAATGAAGTACAAGACGATCTGTATGATGAGGCAGTCCAAATGGTCTTGGAAATGCAAACAGCAAGTATTTCCTTATTGCAACGTCGTTTTAGAATTGGGTACAATCGAGCAGCCAGATTGGTAGATGAGATGGAAATGCGAGGAATTGTTGGACCATCTGAGGGCAGTAAACCTCGAAAAGTGAATATCACTCATTTACCAAGTCAATCGGATCCTGAAAATAATAATGAAAGCTAA